In Xiphophorus hellerii strain 12219 chromosome 13, Xiphophorus_hellerii-4.1, whole genome shotgun sequence, the following proteins share a genomic window:
- the LOC116730958 gene encoding abnormal spindle-like microcephaly-associated protein homolog, with protein MEVITFSVQILLNLSKYHLTIEAVYSVENSLETLLDLLQKYREKAGDKVAEKGGSIFTKACFLLALLLQDERRAQEVLKLPKVLDRIRSIYRLTARKHKMDEERSITRQRINASINGSFFVPPTPRKSKPPPKFAPDWVLRKDKLKDVVDPLRAIQMVAETLAIVL; from the exons ATGGAGGTCATCACCTTCTCCGTCCAGATCCTCCTCAACCTCTCCAAG TACCACCTGACCATAGAGGCGGTGTATTCGGTGGAAAACTCCCTGGAAACGCTGCTGGATTTACTGCAGAAATACCGGGAGAAAGCCGGGGACAAGGTGGCCGAAAAGGGCGGCAGCATCTTCACCAAAGCCTGCTTCCTTctcgctctgctgctgcaggacgaGCGCCGCGCTCAG GAGGTGCTGAAGCTGCCTAAAGTTTTGGACCGGATACGCAGCATCTACCGGCTCACCGCGCGGAAACACAAAATGGACGAAGAGCGCAGCATCACCAGGCAGAGAATCAACGCCTCGATCAACGGGAGCTTCTTTGTTCCGCCAACGCCGCGCAAATCCAAACCGCCACCAAA GTTTGCACCAGATTGGGTTCTGAGGAAGGACAAACTGAAAGACGTCGTCGATCCCCTCAGGGCGATCCAGATGGTGGCGGAAACGCTCGCCATCgttttataa